The Pyxidicoccus sp. MSG2 DNA segment CGACGAGGGCCTGACGCAGCAGGCGCGGGAGCTGCGCGCCGCCGGCATCACCCTGAGCGCCATCGGCGTGGGCACCGACTTCAACGAGGACCTGATGCAGGCGTTCGCCGAGTACGGCGCGGGCGCGTACGGCTTCCTCGAGGACGCGGGGCAACTGGCCACCCTCTTCCAGAAGGATTTGCAGCAGGCGACGACTTCCGTGGCGCGCGACGTGACGCTGACCTTCACCCTGCCCCCGGGCACGTCCCTGGGCGAGGTGCTGGGCTACCGCGCCAGCCAGTCCGGCAACATCGTCAGCGTGGCGCTGCCGGACTTCTCCGCGGGCCAGTTGGAGCGCGTGGTGGTGCGGCTGAACGTCACGGATGACACGGTGGGCCACACGGCGCGCGTGACGGATTTGAAGCTGGCCTACACGGACCTCATCCGCAACGTGGGCGTGGAGAACGCGGCCACGCTGTCCTCGGTGGTGACGGACCGCCGCGAGGAGGTGCTGGCCCGGCAGGACAAGGAGGCCACGGTGTACGCGGCCCGGGCGCGCAGCGCGGTCAACATGCAGAAGGCCGCCGAGGCGCTGCGCGGGGGCCGCAAGGACGAGGCGAAGGTCTACCTCCAGCAGAACCAGGCCCTCTTCCACGAGGCCAGCGCCGTGTCCGGCGCCGCCGCGGTGGCCGCCGACGTGGCCGAGCAGCAGGCCACCATGGATGAGTACGACGGCGCGGACAACGACGAGGAGACGCGCTCGGCCGTCAAGCGCAGCAAGGTCAAGGCCTTGAAGAGCTTCGGCAAGGTGGGCTCGACGTACTGAAGCCCCGCGCCAGCGGGGTGGGGCTCTGGAGCCCGCGCGCCGGGCGGGCAGGGAAACGGGCGGGGCGGACGTCCACTGGCGGACCGCCTCACCTTCCGTGTTGACCGACGGAATCCCCCCGCCCTATCTCCGCGTTTCCTCCGCCTTCGGCCGGAGAGAGCGCACGGAGGCGCGCACACCACATGGCGAGTACGATTCCCCCCTGGGTCGGGGTCATCATGGGCGGCAGGAGCGATTTGGAGTACCTGCAGCCCGCCGTGGACATCCTCAAGGAGCTGGGAATCCCCCATGAGGTGCGCGTGGTGTCCGCCCACCGGACGCCCGACTGGATGATGGAGTACGCGTCCACCGCGGAGTCGCGCGGCCTGTCCGTCATCATCGCCGCGGCGGGAGGGGCCGCCCACCTGCCCGGCATGGTGTCCAGCAAGACGCTGCTGCCCGTCATCGGCGTGCCCATGCCCACCACGCTGCTCAGCGGGCTGGATGCGCTGCTCTCCATCGTCCAGATGCCCAAGGGCGTGCCCGTCGGCACGCAGGCCATCGGCAAGCCGGGCGCCGCCAACGCGGCCCTGCACGCCGCCGCCATCCTGTGCCTGAAGTACCCGGAACTGCGCGAGCGGCTCGCGGCCTGGCGCAAGGCGCGCACCGACGAGGTGCTGGCGCACCGGGAGATTTCATGAAGTCGCGCGTGGTGCTGCCCGGAGGGACGATTGGCATCCTCGGCGGCGGCCAGCTCGGGCGGATGATGGCGCTGGCGGCGCGCACGCTGGGCTTCCAGGTGCAGGCGCTGGATCCGGACGCCACCTGCCCCGCCCTCTCGGTGGTGGACCGCTGCATCACCGCGTCCTTCTCCGACACCGCCGCCGCCGAGGAACTGGCACGCGGCTGTGACACGGTGACGCTCGAAATCGAGAAGGTCTCCCTGGCCACGCTCGAAGCGGTGGCCCGCCACGCTCCCATGCGCCCGGGCGCGGACGTGCTGCGCATCGTCCAGCACCGAGGCCGTCAGAAGGGGTGGCTCGCGAAGGGCGGCTTCCCGCTGGGCCCGTGGCGAGAGGCGCACTCCGAGCAGGAGCTGTCCGAGGCGATTCAAGCGCTGGGCGGCCGCTGCTTCGTGAAGTCCAGCGAGGGCGGCTACGACGGCCGGGGCCAGTGGGAGGTGAAGTCCGCCTCCGAGGCCGCGACGGCGTGGAAGGAGCTGGGCGAGCGCTCCGTGGTGGTGGAGGCCGCGCTCGACCTGAAGTCCGAGCTGTCCGTGCTGGTGGCGCGCAGCCCGAAGGGCGAGACGGCGGTGTACCCGCCCGCGTACAACCACCACGAAGAGCGCATCCTCGCGTGGTCGCTCCTGCCGGGCCCGCTGCCGCCGCAGGTGTCGGCGCAGGCCACGGAGCTGGCGCGCGCCATCACCGAGTCGCTCCAGGTGGAGGGGCTGCTGGTGGTGGAGATGTTCCTGCTGGGCGACGGCAGCCTGCTCGTCAACGAGGTGGCACCGCGTCCGCACAACAGCTTCCACTCGACGGAAGTGGCGTGCCTCACCTCGCAGTTCGAGCAGGCGGTGCGCGCGGCGTGCAACCTCCCGCTGGGCTCGGTGGAGGTGGTGCGCCCCGCGGCCATCGTCAACCTGCTGGGGGACTTGTGGCTGAAGGAGGGTGGCCCGCGCTTCGAGCAGGCGCTGGCCATGCCCGGCGTCCGGCTGCACCTGTATGGCAAGCGGGACGCGCGCAAGGGCCGGAAGATGGGGCACCTGTCCGCGGTGGGCACCACGCCCGAGGACGCGCTCGCACGCGTGAAGGCCGCGGCCACCGCCCTGGGGATGTGACGCCGTGAAGACGAACGCCGCCCGCATCCTGGACTCGCTCGGCGTGAAGTACGAGCTGCGCGACTACGAGGTGGACCCGGACGACTTGTCCGCGGAGTCGGTGGCCGCGAAGGTGGGCATGCCCGCCGAGCAGGTCTTCAAGACGCTGGTGGCGCGCGGCGACCGCACCGGCGTGCTGATGGCGGTGGTGCCCGGCAACGCGGAGCTGGACTTGAAGGCGCTGGCGCGGCTCACCGGCGACCGCAAGGTGGACACCGTGCCGCTCAAGGAGTTGCAGCCGCTGACGGGCTACGTGCGCGGTGGCTGCACGGCCATTGGCGGCAAGAAGGACTACCCCGTCTTCGTCGACGAGACGATGGAGCTGTTCGACGTGGTGGCGGTGTCTGCCGGCGTGCGCGGCACGCAGCTCGTCCTCACGCCCGCGGACTACCTGCGGGTGACGAAGGCGAAGACGGGCCCCATCTCCCGCGACAAGGCCTGAATCGGAAGCTCCAGCGACGCCTCTGACCGGGTGAGCCCCTGCTTGCCACTCGAGCGGCGAGTAGGATGACGCTCCATGGAAACCCTCCTGCTGTGGATTGCGCTTGCGCTTCCCCCGGTGGTTTCGAGCCAGGCGAGCTCCGGAGTGAGCGCGGTATCGGGTGCCGTCGAGATCAGGTCGATTTCACCGCTGGGCGTCGATGTGAATCGCGGCCTCGTTGGCCTCAAGATCGTTTCGACCGCGAAGGCATACACGGAGCAGGACAGCTCGAGCGAACGAGAGGAACGCATCGAGCCCACGCGTTGCCGCTACGCGGGCATGAACAAGACGCCGTTCGACGGCGTGACGCTCGCACTCCTGCACGCCGCGGCGGACGACGAAGAGTCGTGGGAGGTCTATGCGCCCGCGTACGATGGCTCGAAATGTACGGCGCCTGGCGTGTCCAAGGCGCGCCTCGCCCAGGCCAAGGCTGCGTTTGCCAAAGCGAACATGACCCTGGGCAAGGAGGTCGGGTTCGCGGCAACGCCGGACGCCAGTGGGCAATTGTCCCTGAAGATCGGCGACCGCACGGTCGTGGTTCGGACGAGCCAGGCAGTCTACGACTGCGACGCCGAGGCGCATCCAGCGAAGGTCAAGGCGTCGCGCTGCGAAGAAGCGAACGACCAGATCCTCTCCGTGACTTTCACGGTCGACGGAAAGGCGTTCTACGAGTTCTGGGACAGCTACAGGGCCATCCATGCAGGCAGTGCCGAGTTCGAAGTGCTGGGCGCTTTCGTGAGTGGCACGAAGGTCCTCTTTCTCCAGCGCTTCAAGACCGAAAGCGGCATGGAGGGCCCCTCTTCGGCGGATACCATCATCAGCATCTCGCCGGTCCTCGACCTGGCCTTCGTCCTCGCCCGCTGAAGAAGCCCTTCCAATGACAGCCCTGCGCGGACAGGTGCCCCTCGCCACGAGGCCGTGCTTGTCACGCTGAAGGCCCGCCTACGCCGAGGCGCCCTGCCCCGGCACGAAGAGCACCTTGCCCGCCGTCATGTCCGAGCAGGCGATGCGCACCGCATCGCCCGCAGACTCCAGCGGCAGGCGTGCGCGCACGGGGGTCTCCAGCACGCGGCCCACCAGCGCGGGCACGGCCATGCCCGCCTTGAGCTTCTCGCGCCCGAAGCCCTGACGGCCCCAGCGCTCCATCCAGAAGCCCTCCACCTTCTTGCCGCCGAAGATGAACTCGCCCGGGTGGATGCGGCACTCCTGCTCGGACAGCAGGCCGTGGACGATGAGGGTGCCGCCATCGGGCATCGCGTGCAGCAACTGCCCGGTGAGCTTCCCGCCCACCGCGTCGAAGGCGAGCGACACCTTCAGCTCGTGGCAGATGAGGCGCAGCCGCTCCTCGAACTCGGGCTCGTGGCTGCTCAGCACGTGCTCGGCGCCGAGCTTCTTCAACAGCTCCACCTGCTCCGGCCGCCCCACCACGTGCACCATGGGCACCTTCGCACGCAGGGCCAGCGCGAGCAGCATCCGCCCCATGGAGCTCGCGGCCGCCGTCTGCGCCAGCGCCACGTGCCCGCCCTCCCTCGCGCGCTCCATCAGCGCCCACGCGGTGAAGGGGTTGACGAAGAGACTCGCGCCCTGCTCGTCGGTGATGTGCGAGCGCAGGGGCATGACCTGCGGCAGCCCCACCACCGCGTACTCCGCCCACAGCCCGTCACCCTCGGCGGGAGCCACGCAGGCCACGCGCCGGCCCACCAGCAGCTTGCCGGTGACGCCGCCGGCCGCCACCACCGTGCCGCTGCCCTCGAAGCCCGGCACCGCGGGCAGCGGCTTCTTCACCCCGTACAGGCCCCGGACGAACAGCATGTCCGACGGGTTGATGGGAGACGCCGCCACGCGCACCAGCACCTGGCTGGACGTGGGCTTCGGCACGGGGCGCGTCTGCACCTGGAGCGACGTCGGCCGCCCGTCGTAGGCGGTGAGGACCAACGCTCGCATCGTCTCGGGAACGGGAGGGGTGCTCATCCGGAAGACCTTTTTATTCTTCCGCGCGTGAAAGGGGGAATTCCCAGCCCGACCCAACTCCGTGGGGTGTCGATGAGCGCCACCATTCTACAATTCCACCACCGCGAAGCCTTCGAGCGGACCGTCACGCGAGCCCTCGCCGCGGGCGCCGGGGCGGGACTGGTGCACCTGGCCACCCTGCGCGTGGGGCTGCCGCTGCCGCTGGCGTGGCTGGTGCCCGCCGCCGTGGTGCTGGCGTGCGCGCAGGGAGACCGGTGGGACCGCATCCTCCTGGGGGGCCTGGGGCTGCTGCTCACCGCGATTCCATACGCGCTGGGCATGGCACCCGGGTGGACGGTGGCGTGCAGCGCGGCGGCGGCGGGGGCGCTGCTGGTGCGCGCGCGGCTCAGCGAGCGCGGTGAGAAGGGACAGGTGGCGGAGGTGCGCCCCACCCTCGTGCACTTCGGCCTGGGCGCGAGCCTGAGCGTGGGGCTCACCCTGGCCGGCCTCGAGGTGGCGCGCGTCTTCTCCGCGCGCCTGGCGGACCTGGCCACGCCGGCGCTGCTGGGGGCGGGCGTGACGGGCGGCATCCTCGGGCTCTTCGTGGGGCTGAGCGCGGTGGCTGCCCACCTGGGGTTGTCCGCGGACCCCGTGGAGGCGCGCGCGGAGGAGCTGCTTCCGAAGCTGTCGGGTGACTTCCGCACCCTGTCCGAGCGGGCCCTGTCGCTGTACCGGCAATGTGGCCAGTCGCTGGCCCTGCTGCCGCGTGAGCCCGCTCGCGAGGAGCTGGCCCGCACGCTGGCACGCATCACCCGCGACGCGGTGGAGCTGGCGTCCGAGTGGGCTGGAGTGGAGGCGCAATTGGAGGAGCGCGCCCAGGCGGAGCTGCAGGCCGAGCGTGAGGATCTGGAGCGCAGCGCCCGCGCCAGCACGGACGCGGTGGCGCGGCGGCAACTGGAGCTGGCCGCGGCCTCGCT contains these protein-coding regions:
- the purK gene encoding 5-(carboxyamino)imidazole ribonucleotide synthase yields the protein MKSRVVLPGGTIGILGGGQLGRMMALAARTLGFQVQALDPDATCPALSVVDRCITASFSDTAAAEELARGCDTVTLEIEKVSLATLEAVARHAPMRPGADVLRIVQHRGRQKGWLAKGGFPLGPWREAHSEQELSEAIQALGGRCFVKSSEGGYDGRGQWEVKSASEAATAWKELGERSVVVEAALDLKSELSVLVARSPKGETAVYPPAYNHHEERILAWSLLPGPLPPQVSAQATELARAITESLQVEGLLVVEMFLLGDGSLLVNEVAPRPHNSFHSTEVACLTSQFEQAVRAACNLPLGSVEVVRPAAIVNLLGDLWLKEGGPRFEQALAMPGVRLHLYGKRDARKGRKMGHLSAVGTTPEDALARVKAAATALGM
- a CDS encoding vWA domain-containing protein, producing the protein MNRTVLFLSLAGGLALTALVLGLPQLGVVKPPQPPVPVVVVTPPVPPTPPQPVTATPGSLTMTSRLSHPYIPAGTSEVFATVDLTGAEVPGAKRSAVNLALVIDRSGSMSGYKLAQAKQAARHLVSLLRDEDRLAIIHYGSDVKSLPSLQATPGNRERMLQYVDGIWDEGGTNIGAGLSAGRFQLASAQGHFNVNRLILMSDGQPTEGITDDEGLTQQARELRAAGITLSAIGVGTDFNEDLMQAFAEYGAGAYGFLEDAGQLATLFQKDLQQATTSVARDVTLTFTLPPGTSLGEVLGYRASQSGNIVSVALPDFSAGQLERVVVRLNVTDDTVGHTARVTDLKLAYTDLIRNVGVENAATLSSVVTDRREEVLARQDKEATVYAARARSAVNMQKAAEALRGGRKDEAKVYLQQNQALFHEASAVSGAAAVAADVAEQQATMDEYDGADNDEETRSAVKRSKVKALKSFGKVGSTY
- a CDS encoding zinc-binding dehydrogenase gives rise to the protein MSTPPVPETMRALVLTAYDGRPTSLQVQTRPVPKPTSSQVLVRVAASPINPSDMLFVRGLYGVKKPLPAVPGFEGSGTVVAAGGVTGKLLVGRRVACVAPAEGDGLWAEYAVVGLPQVMPLRSHITDEQGASLFVNPFTAWALMERAREGGHVALAQTAAASSMGRMLLALALRAKVPMVHVVGRPEQVELLKKLGAEHVLSSHEPEFEERLRLICHELKVSLAFDAVGGKLTGQLLHAMPDGGTLIVHGLLSEQECRIHPGEFIFGGKKVEGFWMERWGRQGFGREKLKAGMAVPALVGRVLETPVRARLPLESAGDAVRIACSDMTAGKVLFVPGQGASA
- the ybaK gene encoding Cys-tRNA(Pro) deacylase gives rise to the protein MKTNAARILDSLGVKYELRDYEVDPDDLSAESVAAKVGMPAEQVFKTLVARGDRTGVLMAVVPGNAELDLKALARLTGDRKVDTVPLKELQPLTGYVRGGCTAIGGKKDYPVFVDETMELFDVVAVSAGVRGTQLVLTPADYLRVTKAKTGPISRDKA
- the purE gene encoding 5-(carboxyamino)imidazole ribonucleotide mutase, whose product is MASTIPPWVGVIMGGRSDLEYLQPAVDILKELGIPHEVRVVSAHRTPDWMMEYASTAESRGLSVIIAAAGGAAHLPGMVSSKTLLPVIGVPMPTTLLSGLDALLSIVQMPKGVPVGTQAIGKPGAANAALHAAAILCLKYPELRERLAAWRKARTDEVLAHREIS